In Miscanthus floridulus cultivar M001 unplaced genomic scaffold, ASM1932011v1 os_2652_1_2, whole genome shotgun sequence, a single window of DNA contains:
- the LOC136535284 gene encoding aspartate--tRNA ligase, chloroplastic/mitochondrial-like isoform X2, with translation MASSLLRASPFSLLSRLKPRPSALHLRRLLPLSTTSTSASVPAPQLRTLASAAATDAAATPPEEAAAPAAAGAKVERLQPLQWPPRDALCGELGAGDAGRRVRLCGWVALRRAHAGLTFLTLRDRSGMVQVTTLPEYPEVYNIVNKLRVESVVAVEGVIRPRPVDAINADMKTGAIEVAADHVLVLNSVTRSLPFPVTTADTVKEKFPEEIRLSLLKKLYCSHVDC, from the exons ATGGCTTCCTCCCTCCTCCGcgcctcgcccttctccctcctctcccgtCTAAAGCCCAGGCCATCCGCCTTGcacctccgccgcctcctcccgctctccaccacctccacctcggCCTCTGTCCCCGCGCCCCAGCTCCGAACCCTAGCGTCCGCGGCGGCCACCGATGCGGCTGCGACCCCGCCGGAGGAAGCGGCGGCGCCCGCCGCGGCGGGTGCGAAGGTAGAGAGGCTGCAGCCGCTGCAGTGGCCGCCGAGGGATGCGCTGTGCGGAGAGCTCGGCGCCGGGGACGCCGGGCGCAGGGTAAGGCTATGCGGCTGGGTTGCGCTACGCCGCGCGCACGCCGGGCTCACCTTCCTCACCCTTCGAGACCGCTCCGGCATGGTGCAG GTGACAACGTTGCCAGAGTACCCAGAGGTTTACAACATAGTAAACAAGCTGAGAGTGGAGTCAGTGGTTGCTGTTGAGGGGGTGATCCGGCCACGCCCGGTGGATGCCATCAATGCAGATATGAAGACCGGAGCTATAGAG GTTGCGGCAGATCATGTTTTAGTGCTGAACTCAGTAACTCGTTCACTGCCGTTTCCAGTTACAACTGCTGATACTGTAAAAGAGAAGTTTCCAGAAGAAATTAGATTGAG TTTGTTAAAGAAATTATATTGCTCTCATGTTGACTGCTAA
- the LOC136535286 gene encoding histone H2B.1, whose product MAPKAEKKPAAKKPAEEEPAAEKAPAGKKPKAEKRLPAGKSAGKEGGDKKGKKKAKKSVETYKIYIFKVLKQVHPDIGISSKAMSIMNSFINDIFEKLAGEAAKLARYNKKPTITSREIQTSVRLVLPGELAKHAVSEGTKAVTKFTSS is encoded by the coding sequence ATGGCGCCCAAGGCGGAGAAGAAGCCGGCGGCGAAGAAGCCCGCGGAGGAGGAACCCGCGGCCGAGAAGGCCCCGGCGGGGAAGAAGCCCAAGGCGGAGAAGCGCCTCCCGGCGGGCAAGTCGGCCGGCAAGGAGGGCGGCGacaagaaggggaagaagaaggccaagAAGTCGGTGGAGACCTACAAGATCTACATCTTCAAGGTGCTGAAGCAGGTCCACCCCGACATCGGCATCTCCTCCAAGGCCATGTCCATCATGAACTCCTTCATCAACGACATCTTCGAGAAGCTCGCCGGCGAGGCCGCGAAGCTCGCCCGCTACAACAAGAAGCCCACCATCACTTCCCGCGAGATCCAGACCTCCGTCCGCCTCGTCCTCCCCGGCGAGCTCGCCAAGCACGCTGTCTCCGAGGGCACCAAGGCTGTGACCAAGTTCACCTCTTCTTAG
- the LOC136535284 gene encoding aspartate--tRNA ligase, chloroplastic/mitochondrial-like isoform X1, with amino-acid sequence MASSLLRASPFSLLSRLKPRPSALHLRRLLPLSTTSTSASVPAPQLRTLASAAATDAAATPPEEAAAPAAAGAKVERLQPLQWPPRDALCGELGAGDAGRRVRLCGWVALRRAHAGLTFLTLRDRSGMVQVTTLPEYPEVYNIVNKLRVESVVAVEGVIRPRPVDAINADMKTGAIEVAADHVLVLNSVTRSLPFPVTTADTVKEKFPEEIRLRFRVLDLRCPQMQSNLRLRHNVVKLIRRYLEDVHEFVEVD; translated from the exons ATGGCTTCCTCCCTCCTCCGcgcctcgcccttctccctcctctcccgtCTAAAGCCCAGGCCATCCGCCTTGcacctccgccgcctcctcccgctctccaccacctccacctcggCCTCTGTCCCCGCGCCCCAGCTCCGAACCCTAGCGTCCGCGGCGGCCACCGATGCGGCTGCGACCCCGCCGGAGGAAGCGGCGGCGCCCGCCGCGGCGGGTGCGAAGGTAGAGAGGCTGCAGCCGCTGCAGTGGCCGCCGAGGGATGCGCTGTGCGGAGAGCTCGGCGCCGGGGACGCCGGGCGCAGGGTAAGGCTATGCGGCTGGGTTGCGCTACGCCGCGCGCACGCCGGGCTCACCTTCCTCACCCTTCGAGACCGCTCCGGCATGGTGCAG GTGACAACGTTGCCAGAGTACCCAGAGGTTTACAACATAGTAAACAAGCTGAGAGTGGAGTCAGTGGTTGCTGTTGAGGGGGTGATCCGGCCACGCCCGGTGGATGCCATCAATGCAGATATGAAGACCGGAGCTATAGAG GTTGCGGCAGATCATGTTTTAGTGCTGAACTCAGTAACTCGTTCACTGCCGTTTCCAGTTACAACTGCTGATACTGTAAAAGAGAAGTTTCCAGAAGAAATTAGATTGAG GTTTAGAGTGTTGGATTTGCGTTGTCCTCAAATGCAGTCAAACTTGCGGTTGCGCCATAATGTGGTTAAACTCATACGCCGTTACTTGGAGGATGTACATGAATTTGTTGAG GTAGATTGA
- the LOC136535278 gene encoding uncharacterized protein yields MKSTAYSRWASYFKSMCGKFGLRSHIDGTMAPQPQDPAWDQADCCVRSWFFGSVDDSVLDLAMTDDDQTAQNLWLTIKGLFRTNRQSRAIFLSHDFHSMTQGDSIAEYCGRMKTLADALRDVADDIANSTAGFPSFAQARDMLALKELRLANEEVSTSTALLAGNASSSSSGCPGGCRPPAGPVQPGGSSTNGGRTSGGGNKKRWQQKKGGGGFQAPSGNPRPTGPWFCFSPRATSYDAPGFQQADSQGSGGWHAGAPGLLSQPPQALAALNQMALQNGGWVVDSGASGHMSSTD; encoded by the exons ATGAAGTCCACTGCCTACTCCAGATGGGCGTCGTACTTCAAGTCCATGTGCGGTAAGTTCGGCCTCCGGTCGCACATCGACGGCACGATGGCACCTCAACCCCAGGACCCTGCTTGGGATCAAGCGGACTGCTGCGTCCGCTCCTGGTTCTTCGGCTCCGTCGACGACTCCGTCCTCGACCTCGCCATGACCGATGACGACCAGACCGCCCAAAACCTCTGGCTCACCATCAAGGGACTCTTCCGCACCAACAGGCAGTCCCGGGCGATCTTCCTCAGCCACGATTTCCACTCCATGACGCAGGGCGACTCCATCGCCGAGTACTGCGGCCGCATGAAGACTCTCGCCGATGCCCTTCGCGACGTCG CCGACGACATCGCCAACTCCACCGCCGGCTTCCCGTCCTTCGCCCAGGCGCGGGACATGCTCGCTCTGAAGGAACTTCGCCTCGCTAACGAGGAGGTCTCCACCTCCACCGCCCTGCTTGCCGGGAACgcttcgtcctcctcctccggctgTCCAGGCGGGTGTCGCCCACCTGCCGGACCTGTTCAGCCCGGCGGCAGCAGCACCAACGGCGGCCGCACCAGTGGCggcggcaacaagaagcggtggCAGCAAaagaagggcggcggcggcttccAGGCCCCATCCGGCAACCCTCGCCCCACCGGCCCGTGGTTCTGCTTCAGTCCTAGAGCCACCTCCTACGACGCTCCAGGCTTCCAGCAGGCCGACAGTCAGGGCAGCGGGGGCTGGCACGCCGGCGCCCCTGGTCTTCTGAGCCAACCCCCGCAGGCCCTCGCTGCCTTGAACCAGATGGCGCTGCAGAACGGCGGCTGGGTCGTTGACTCAGGAGCATCCGGCCACATGTCGTCTACAGATG
- the LOC136535287 gene encoding histone H2B.1 has translation MAPKAEKKPAAKKPAEEEPAAEKAPAGKKPKAEKRLPAGKSAGKEGGDKKGKKKAKKSVETYKIYIFKVLKQVHPDIGISSKAMSIMNSFINDIFEKLAGEAAKLARYNKKPTITSREIQTSVRLVLPGELAKHAVSEGTKAVTKFTSS, from the coding sequence ATGGCGCCCAAGGCTGAGAAGAAGCCGGCGGCGAAGAAGCCCGCGGAGGAGGAGCCCGCGGCCGAGAAGGCACCGGCGGGGAAGAAGCCCAAGGCGGAGAAGCGCCTCCCGGCGGGCAAGTCGGCCGGCAAGGAGGGCGGCGacaagaaggggaagaagaaggccaagAAGTCGGTGGAGACCTACAAGATCTACATCTTCAAGGTGCTGAAGCAGGTGCACCCCGACATCGGCATCTCCTCCAAGGCCATGTCCATCATGAACTCCTTCATCAACGACATCTTCGAGAAGCTCGCCGGTGAGGCCGCCAAGCTCGCGCGCTACAACAAGAAGCCCACCATCACCTCCCGCGAGATCCAGACCTCGGTGCGCCTCGTCCTCCCCGGCGAGCTCGCCAAGCACGCCGTGTCCGAGGGCACCAAGGCCGTCACCAAGTTCACCTCTTCTTAA
- the LOC136535280 gene encoding putative receptor-like protein kinase At3g47110 has translation MENHTAASLLVLSASMCLWTIVATQGNDEAALLAIKVAAIHGGYGDVLASWNGSTGGGGYCSWEGVRCRGSRQQPPVVALSLPSRGLTGVLSPAVGNLSSLRFLNLSSNALGGAIPASLDRLRHLHTLDLSNNAFSGKLPANLSSCTGLVTLLLQSNHLRGDLPSELGNKLTRLKTLKLSKNNLTGTIPESLGNLSSLRVMSLGFNQLQGTIPRSLGNIIGLKSFDLAFNYLSGEPPRSLYNLSSLEALQIQGNKLHGSIPAGIGSSFPNMSILSFSLNQFTGSIPASLTNLTTLQRIELSLNRLRGRVPPALGRLQGLHLLYLFQNDLEADDRKGWEFITSLSNCSQLQDLNIADNSFTGQLPSSIGNLSTTLQILHLEHLDGISGSIPSGIGNLVSLEFLGFGYTSVSGVIPDSMGKLGNLVQLGLYDTQVSGLIPTSIGNLSRLTELYAQNANLEGAIPTSLGKLKNLISLDLANNRLNSSIPTEIFKLPLLSKYLDLSSNSLSGPLPSEVGSLVNLNNMYLSGNQLSGELPDSIGECIMLQELSLDNNSLEGQIPQSLKNIKDLVALGLSMNKLSGTIPEGIGTIRNVQLLDLAHNNLSGPIPISLQNLTSLSELDLSFNNLQGGVPKEGIFRLVHNFSVTGNNELCGGIPQLHLLPCHKNSLKKNKKRRMKSLTIALAATAAFLFLAFMVIVFRLIYKKHRQRVKSSFQPPIVEEQYERVSYHALENGTNGFSETNLLGKGSVGTVYKCTFQDEGTLAVVKVFNLEKSGSSRSFVAECEALRRVRHRCLIKIITCCSSINRQGQEFKALVFEFMPNGSLNGWLHPESDTPAQTNTLSLEQRLDIAVDIVDALNYLHNHCEPPIVHCDLKPSNILLAEDMSARVGDFGISRILPERASQTLQNSNSTTGIRGSIGYVAPEYGEGSSVSGLGDVYSLGILLLEMFTGRSPTHDMFADSLDLHKFSEDALPDRIWEIADATMWLHTDIHHNDRRSRIENCLVSVIALGISCSKKQIRERTPVQDAATDMHDIRDSYLKFVSSLSVEHREEQRSAVICRNSE, from the exons ATGGAAAACCACACAGCTGCAAGCTTGCTGGTGctatccgcctccatgtgcctttGGACTATCGTGGCCACACAAGGCAACGACGAGGCCGCACTTCTCGCCATCAAGGTCGCGGCGATCCATGGTGGCTACGGAGACGTGCTTGCTTCGTGGAACGGTAGCACAGGTGGTGGCGGATACTGCAGCTGGGAGGGGGTGAGGTGCcgaggcagcaggcagcagcctcCAGTGGTGGCGCTGAGCCTACCCTCTCGCGGGCTCACCGGCGTCCTCTCCCCGGCGGTTGGTAACCTTTCGTCCCTGAGGTTTCTCAACTTGAGCTCCAACGCCCTCGGCGGGGCCATCCCTGCGAGCCTCGACCGCCTGCGCCACCTCCATACGCTTGACCTCAGCAACAACGCCTTCTCCGGTAAGCTCCCCGCCAACCTAAGCTCATGCACCGGCCTGGTGACCTTGCTCCTCCAGTCCAACCACCTCCGCGGAGACCTACCCTCTGAGCTCGGCAACAAGCTCACACGCCTCAAGACGCTCAAACTGTCTAAAAACAATCTCACTGGCACCATACCGGAGTCCCTAGGCAACTTGTCGTCGCTTCGTGTCATGTCCCTCGGATTCAACCAGCTACAAGGCACCATCCCTCGTAGCCTCGGCAACATCATAGGCCTCAAGAGCTTTGATCTCGCCTTCAACTACCTCTCTGGTGAGCCCCCACGCTCTCTGTACAACTTGTCGTCGTTGGAAGCATTGCAGATCCAAGGAAACAAGCTCCATGGAAGCATCCCTGCCGGAATTGGCAGCAGCTTTCCCAACATGTCGATTCTTAGCTTTTCTTTGAACCAGTTCACGGGGTCCATCCCCGCTTCACTCACTAACCTCACAACACTCCAGCGAATCGAACTCTCTCTAAATAGGCTCCGCGGGCGTGTGCCTCCGGCGCTGGGGAGACTGCAAGGTCTGCACCTCCTGTACTTGTTCCAAAACGATCTAGAAGCAGACGACAGGAAGGGGTGGGAATTCATCACTTCATTATCAAACTGTAGCCAGCTCCAGGATCTAAACATCGCTGACAACAGCTTCACAGGGCAGCTGCCAAGTTCAATAGGGAATCTCTCGACGACCCTGCAAATCCTCCATTTGGAACACCTCGACGGGATATCTGGAAGCATCCCCTCTGGTATTGGCAATCTAGTCAGCCTTGAATTCCTCGGTTTTGGGTATACCTCCGTATCCGGTGTGATCCCAGACAGCATGGGCAAGCTAGGAAACTTGGTTCAGTTAGGTTTGTACGACACTCAAGTGTCGGGCCTCATACCGACATCTATTGGAAATCTCTCGAGGTTGACTGAATTATATGCACAGAATGCCAACCTGGAGGGTGCAATTCCAACAAGCTTAGGAAAACTGAAGAATCTAATATCCCTTGATCTAGCTAATAACCGTCTGAACAGTTCAATTCCTACGGAGATTTTCAAACTGCCACTCCTCTCCAAGTACTTGGACTTGTCATCTAATTCACTGTCAGGCCCTCTTCCTTCTGAAGTCGGTAGCTTAGTGAACCTTAACAACATGTATCTATCTGGAAACCAATTATCTGGTGAGTTACCTGACAGCATTGGGGAGTGCATCATGCTACAAGAACTTTCGTTGGATAATAACTCATTAGAGGGACAAATACCTCAATCTCTGAAGAATATAAAGGATCTAGTTGCACTCGGCTTGTCCATGAATAAGTTGTCCGGTACTATTCCAGAAGGCATTGGTACCATTCGCAACGTTCAACTACTGGATCTAGCACACAATAACTTGTCAGGACCGATCCCAATATCGTTGCAGAACTTGACATCACTGTCAGAATTAGATCTGTCCTTCAATAATTTACAGGGGGGAGTGCCAAAAGAAGGAATATTCAGACTTGTCCATAACTTTTCAGTCACTGGAAATAATGAACTATGTGGTGGCATTCCTCAGCTTCATTTACTACCATGCCACAAGAATTCTctgaaaaaaaacaagaaaaggCGAATGAAGTCTCTTACAATAGCtctagcagcaacagcagcattCCTGTTTTTGGCTTTTATGGTTATTGTCTTTCGGTTGATCTACAAGAAGCATAGACAAAGGGTCAAAAGCTCATTCCAGCCACCAATAGTTGAGGAACAATATGAAAGAGTTTCTTACCATGCATTAGAAAATGGAACCAACGGATTTTCAGAAACCAATTTGCTTGGTAAAGGAAGCGTTGGGACAGTCTATAAATGCACTTTTCAAGATGAGGGAACTCTTGCTGTGGTCAAGGTTTTCAACCTTGAGAAATCTGGATCTTCTAGAAGCTTTGTGGCTGAATGTGAGGCACTGAGAAGGGTGCGCCACCGTTGTCTTATAAAGATCATCACTTGCTGCTCAAGCATCAATCGCCAAGGCCAAGAGTTCAAGGCACTAGTTTTTGAGTTCATGCCAAACGGTAGCCTAAATGGTTGGCTTCATCCAGAATCTGACACACCTGCTCAAACAAATACTCTTAGCCTAGAGCAAAGGCTAGACATTGCCGTTGATATTGTGGATGCTTTGAACTATCTTCATAATCACTGTGAGCCACCAATTGTTCATTGTGATCTCAAGCCAAGCAATATTCTTCTTGCAGAAGACATGAGTGCCCGAGTTGGAGACTTCGGCATATCTAGAATCCTTCCAGAAAGGGCAAGTCAAACCCTGCAAAATTCCAATAGCACAACTGGAATAAGAGGCTCCATCGGCTATGTTGCTCCAG AGTATGGTGAAGGTTCTTCTGTCTCAGGTCTTGGAGATGTTTATAGCCTCGGCATATTGCTACTTGAGATGTTTACAGGAAGAAGCCCAACACATGACATGTTTGCAGATTCATTGGATCTTCATAAGTTTTCAGAGGATGCTCTTCCAGATAGAATCTGGGAGATAGCCGATGCAACAATGTGGCTGCACACAGACATCCATCACAACGATAGAAGAAGCAGAATAGAGAATTGTTTGGTTTCTGTAATTGCTCTCGGAATATCctgctcaaagaaacaaattagGGAGCGGACACCAGTGCAGGATGCAGCCACAGATATGCATGATATCAGGGATTCGTACCTCAAGTTTGTCAGTTCTCTTTCTGTGGAACATAGAGAAGAACAACGCTCTGCAGTGATTTGCCGCAACAGTGAATAA
- the LOC136535281 gene encoding putative pentatricopeptide repeat-containing protein At5g59900, producing MPLPPRRPLAGHSNATPATSDSGMVKLLADILHHTAPSTWPSALAAPLLRQRLAPAHVSSLLVLPASLRRPDLSHRFLLLLPSHLVAPVSLSLLALSFLSSFPSSPASSPHAASLLLSLASSTPSASSSFSSLSHANALATFRPGAATAAVTLLASSYLRLRRARDAADVLRLSLSSGIAMKQYTASQILFALIKIRQFALARDLFDEMLQYKFPLDEYVYTAGIRAYCEIRNLDCARGLLARMESKGVKGSAVPYNVLMYGLCRNNRVLEAVEVKNSMVGRGIVADEVTYRTLVYGFCRTEELERALEMTDDMLSLHFVPSEASCSFMLDGLRKRGHVDEAFRLACNLGELGMVPNLFVCNALIDKLCKDGRFREVERLFRGMANRGLEPNEVTYAILIHSLCKRGMMDDALCMFDRMREKGIRVTVYPYNSLINGYCQHDDFHQARGLLSEMVEKGLTPSAASYSPLIAGLCRKRDLVSAMELHREMARNDVSGNIYTFTALISGFCKDKNMDEAARLFDKMIDSSVVPNEVTFNVMIEGYCRVGNVRKAFQLYDQMVDRGLTPDNYTYRSLISVLCLTLGAMKAKEFVDDLENNCAVLNSFSLTALMHGFCKEGRLTETYHVWDEMRARGVKLDLISFTVIVYAALKLHDREKISVLFREMKEKGVKPDNVFHTCMIDVHSKEENIVQALNCWDKMIADGCSPNVVTYTVLINHLCKSGYLSSAEILCKEMLAERFLPNSFTYNCFLDYLANEGELEKAKVLHTAMLEGCLANTVTFNTLIKGFCKAVQIQGAIDLMQTNTESGFFPDCISYSTIINELCKVGDTNKAFELWNEMLYKGLKPDIVAYNILIRWCNIHGEFDKGLGIYSDMVKNGVQPNWGTYRALFLGASLMTTKGKTLLLTT from the coding sequence ATGCCTCTTCCGCCGCGCCGGCCCCTCGCGGGCCACTCTAATGCCACTCCCGCCACCTCAGATTCCGGCATGGTGAAGCTCCTCGCCGACATCCTCCACCACACCGCGCCGTCCACCTGGCcgtccgccctcgccgcgccgctGCTCCGCCAACGCCTCGCCCCCGCGCACGTCTCTTCCCTCCTCGTCCTCCCGGCCTCTCTCCGCCGGCCCGACCTTTCCCACCGGTTTCTCCTCCTGTTGCCTTCCCACCTCGTCGCCCCGGTCTCACTCTCCCTGCTCGccctctccttcctctcctcGTTCCCTTCGTCCCCGGCATCCTCCCCGCACGCCGCCTCCCTGCTCCTCTCCCTCGCGTCATCCACCCCGTCCGCGTCCTCCTCATTTTCGTCTCTCTCACACGCTAACGCACTCGCCACCTTCCGACctggcgccgccaccgccgccgtcacgCTTCTTGCCTCCTCGTACCTCCGGCTCCGCCGCGCCCGCGACGCTGCCGACGTCCTCCGCCTATCCCTCTCATCTGGCATTGCGATGAAGCAATACACCGCTTCGCAGATACTATTTGCTCTCATTAAGATCCGGCAGTTTGCTCTTGCCCGCGACCTGTTCGATGAAATGCTTCAATACAAATTTCCCTTGGACGAGTATGTTTACACGGCCGGAATTCGGGCCTACTGTGAGATAAGGAATTTGGATTGCGCAAGGGGACTGTTGGCGAGGATGGAAAGCAAGGGTGTCAAGGGCAGTGCTGTGCCATACAATGTGTTGATGTATGGTCTCTGTAGAAACAATCGTGTTCTTGAGGCAGTGGAGGTGAAGAACAGCATGGTGGGGAGAGGAATTGTCGCTGATGAAGTTACGTACCGGACTCTAGTTTATGGGTTTTGTCGGACTGAGGAACTTGAAAGGGCATTGGAAATGACTGATGACATGCTTAGTCTGCACTTTGTGCCATCAGAGGCCAGTTGCTCGTTTATGCTTGATGGGCTACGAAAGAGAGGGCACGTCGACGAGGCATTCAGGTTAGCTTGTAACTTGGGTGAGTTGGGCATGGTACCAAACCTGTTTGTGTGTAATGCATTGATTGATAAACTGTGCAAGGATGGAAGATTTAGGGAGGTAGAAAGGCTCTTCAGAGGGATGGCAAACAGGGGTCTAGAGCCAAATGAGGTGACCTATGCTATACTGATACATTCCCTGTGTAAGAGGGGAATGATGGATGACGCACTTTGCATGTTTGATAGGATGAGGGAGAAGGGAATCAGAGTGACAGTTTATCCATACAATTCTTTAATTAATGGTTACTGCCAACATGACGACTTTCACCAGGCAAGAGGTCTTCTAAGCGAGATGGTTGAGAAGGGATTGACACCAAGTGCGGCATCATATTCCCCCCTTATAGCTGGTTTATGTCGGAAAAGGGATCTGGTCAGTGCAATGGAGCTCCATAGGGAGATGGCTAGGAATGATGTTTCAGGGAATATATATACATTTACAGCGCTTATCAGTGGTTTCTGCAAGGACAAAAATATGGATGAAGCAGCTAGGTTGTTTGATAAGATGATAGACAGTTCTGTAGTACCAAATGAAGTGACTTTTAATGTTATGATTGAAGGGTATTGCCGTGTAGGCAATGTTAGGAAGGCATTCCAGTTATATGATCAGATGGTAGATAGGGGCCTAACACCTGACAATTACACTTACAGGTCACTGATAAGTGTACTTTGTTTGACACTAGGTGCCATGAAAGCTAAGGAATTTGTTGATGATCTAGAAAACAACTGTGCTGTGCTAAATAGTTTTAGCCTTACAGCACTTATGCATGGATTCTGCAAAGAAGGAAGGTTAACTGAAACGTACCATGTTTGGGATGAGATGAGAGCGCGGGGAGTCAAGCTTGATCTTATCAGTTTTACTGTAATTGTATATGCAGCTCTGAAACTGCATGACAGGGAGAAAATAAGTGTGTTATTTAGGGAAATGAAAGAAAAAGGTGTGAAGCCAGACAATGTGTTCCATACATGCATGATTGATGTGCACTCAAAGGAAGAAAATATAGTTCAAGCTTTAAACTGCTGGGATAAGATGATAGCTGACGGATGCTCTCCAAATGTTGTCACATATACGGTTTTAATTAATCATCTATGCAAGTCTGGGTATTTGAGTAGCGCAGAGATCCTTTGTAAAGAAATGTTAGCTGAGCGCTTCCTTCCTAATAGTTTTACTTATAATTGCTTTCTTGATTATCTGGCAAATGAAGGAGAGCTGGAAAAGGCTAAAGTTCTACACACAGCCATGCTTGAAGGCTGTTTAGCTAACACAGTGACATTTAACACATTGATCAAAGGGTTCTGTAAGGCTGTGCAGATCCAAGGGGCAATTGACCTTATGCAGACAAATACTGAGAGTGGTTTCTTTCCTGATTGCATCAGCTATTCTACAATAATAAATGAGCTCTGTAAGGTTGGTGACACCAATAAAGCATTTGAGCTTTGGAATGAAATGTTATACAAGGGACTGAAACCCGATATTGTGGCATACAATATTTTGATTCGCTGGTGCAATATTCATGGCGAATTTGATAAGGGCTTAGGAATTTACAGTGATATGGTTAAAAATGGTGTGCAACCAAACTGGGGCACATATAGAGCTCTTTTCTTAggagcttctttgatgaccacaaAGGGAAAAACTTTACTATTGACCACATGA